AAGAAAGATTGGCAACTTTATGTGTCAGTGTATATGCTGTCATTGGAGTAGCTATACCCGCTGTCCGCCCCATTGGTTCTATTATCCCAGTTTTTATGATCACGCTAGTTAGGTTTCCACACGAAGGTCTCGTATGAAGAGGTTCGATTTTGCCATAGTTTCTAGGGCTACGATCGATAAACAAACAGTGCATCAATTTCGTTCGTCCCGTTAAACAAAGGGATATGGGATATGTTTAGGCGTGCTTAGCAACCCCAGACTTGTTTGTATGTACAAGCCCAGACGTGAAAGTTAATACCATGGATCGATTCACACAAACAACTTTTTCCATCTCATATTTTCACATCGGAAAGTCAAAACGATATTTAGTTGATAGTCCTTTCCCAAGTGAAAATAAATTGTGCAGTGCCCTCACCTCGTGGGTAACCGATGCCACGTGCTTTTTGGCCATTTAAATTCGATCGCCTTCCCCCATTCGATTTATTTATTGAATGTTGTCAGTTGTTTATATCTTCAGGATTTAAAACTCACTCTACACGTGCTTTTATTATTGACATCATGTTTAAAATGACGGGGCATTTAAATTCTGTCATAATTATAGAAAAATCAAACTTTGGGTAATTAATAATTTAAATGTACCACAATACACGTGCACATTTCCAGatgaactctctctctctctctctctctctctctctctcgttcctCTGGGTATCGGTAATAAAAACGCCGTTCATTTTCACTAGaatcatttttctttatttactgGGATATAAACTTggaaattatataaaattttattgtcAACTATGTATCATGAATTTTTACTCTTGGCAAAGACAAACGGAAGAAAAGGAAGTTCAGCACGGGAAAATACGCCAGTCCTCTGCCACAAAGACACGTATATACCATAATCGGATAGACGGGCGATTATATATCCCCTCTGCCAACAAATTCTCACAGCCCAATTTGAAACTGTTGATTGAATATTGCCAATTTTCTGAGGGGCTATAGAAAACCAGAGAGGTGTTAAAATTTAACACTCCGCTGCGCACCTTGATTTGACAAGAACAATTGAAGTCGGAAGCCGCAGAAAAATAATGCACGATCAAAATCTTGGTTTTATTTACATTCTGGGTAATattcaaggtacatgtatctacatgaCACATGTATGCGATAATTGTCCCGTATCCAAGAACGCGTGTCTCGTGAAGCGTGACCTTTATACTTTGAAGGTGTATGAGTGACAAATCAAAAAATTCTGAAAAGAGGGCCAAGAAACCAAGTATGCGAAAAGATTCCTTTTCAGATAAAGAATCCAAGGAAATATCGATTCTAGCACAGATTCACCCTAACAGGGGTCTGTCGCAATATCGTACACCCCTAAGAACGAATAATTTTAGTCATTAATAAAATTTGATGTTCCATATTGGAGCTCTTCGTTGATATTTACAACCAgcaatttatcaattttttttaaataatagaaaacgTCAATGAGTGTCTCTGATTTCAGCAATCTTTTTTCCGAAGTCAGAGTCAATATTATTCAATTCTCAAGTCAGAGCTcgtctagatttttttttaataaggcGTAAATCTTTCCACGAAAAAGGAAGTTCATAAAATCAGGGAGTTTGTGCGAACTAGTGAGGATGGTTTTTGTTGACTTGATAATTTAGTGGATAGATGGATCTAGATTAATATATCATAATAAAAAGTACATGTCAATGTGATATAACATGCACATACCTTTGAAAAGAAATAGACGTATGAATTGTTAATTATCCAAGGGGATATAACTCTGTTTGGTAAGAAGACTGAATAAGTTTAGAAATTTAGAGTTATCTTATTTTGCAGGTGAGAGGCCGTACGGTTGTGACTATCCTGGGTGTGAAAAAGCCTTTTGTCAGAGTGGTCAACTGAAGACACACCAACGTCTTCATACTGGGGAAAAACCTTTCATGTGTTCAGAAGCAGGTATAATCATTACGCACCTCCCTCTTTTCTATGCCCCACCTCCACCCAGATCAGGGGCATTTATGTTTTTGTCCCCTCTGTCATCATGTCTGaagtctgaaactttaaccttgctaataacttttgaacagttagtgctagagctttgatatttcacatgagtattccttgtgacaaaacctttccgtgggtaccaacattttttaccctttgaccttgacctccattatgaaaactttaacctagctaataacttttgaacagtaagtgctagagctttgatatttcatatgagtattccttgtgacaagacctttccatgggtactaaaccttttgaccttgacatttgacatacttttaaaaaatttgacattggtcataacttctaaatggtaaatattaaaggtttcatattgcacatgagcatttcttgtgacaagatctttcaactggtaccaaaatatttgtccttgtgaccttggccatctttggaattgaccattatcgggaggcatttgtgtttcacaaacacatcttgttttttatcATTACCCACTTTATACAGTATTTTTTTGGAAAATAAAGGTGCATTTGATATAGATTTAGTATCTAAGCTTATTTGCCCAATGATTTAGTTCATGAAGAGAAATTTGACCAGTTTAcaaataaacatgtattttttcttCATGCATTCATTATCATATTGTTGccacatatttacatttacctgtGTTTGGTTCATAATAACACTATGTTCATCCTTTAGTAGATTTGATTTAgtaaatcatttacatgtagtagctcttaaaatatctataaatatgaccttgacattgagGAATTAAGAAATCATACTTACTGTATGTCACAAAGAGAGACTTgcttttcataaaaatttattaagaccccccccccccccccccccccccttcatctttgctagccaagggtttacgatttgctccgcttctctacaacaGAGAAGAgtagcggatcgtaaacccttggctagcaaagatcccccccccccccacacacacacacatattatatatatatatatgtattattacAGAAGTGTAGGTCTCTGTGAAATTATTGGGACAAATCATTCTCGGAGAGCTATAGTTCTGCAGCtacttatgtatatatataagtttATATCACAAAGCCGATTGAGTATACTAGACTAGATTCTTTACTTTGAACAGGAGCTATAATATACTCTTGAGTCTTATCAGTTTTACAGAAGTAAAGAAACTAGTTGAGAACTACTGCTTGCGTAGAGTTTTATATACTTATTTctggaatatatataattttgtacaCTACccaataatgataaaaaatattggaCTTTTTCCAACAATTTACTGGTGTCAATTTTTATGTAACAACCCCACTATCTGTATATTCTAATAGGTAGGCCTGTTCCTTAGAATGTTCCAAATAAGGCCTACATTGCAAATGCAAGAAATATTACTATTACTTTCTTCTGAAATGGATGATAGTAAtagtttttatttctttgtttaatTAAAACAGCACAATATCTTGTATCATTAAGCATATGATATGATAAAAAATCATGACATTTTTAAACTCGGataacctattgcaattggtcagtATCCGTCATCGTGTGTCTTCCGTCAACATATaaaactaccattccaattcttttcaaatttggtattaGGCATATGTACAAAgaacaaaggggacataaattgtaaatttcaggattcctgcacccttgGGGTCTTAGGGGCGTttggcggggcaaaaactgccaaaaaatttaccaattttcaaaatcttttttttctacaactgcacatctgtaagaaaaactaaatgcatagtcatgtaaagcaggaaggcctagagctaccaaaattgtaaatttcatgatccccggggtagaggttctgcaTCCAGGGCTGGGTcaaaccttgctaataacttttgaacagtaagtgatagagctttgatatttcacatgagtattccttgtgacaagacctttccgtgggtaccaacatctttgaccccttgaccttggagtttgacctactttttgaaaactttaaccttgctaataacgtttgaaTAGTAAGAGATAGaggtttgatatttcacatgagtattccttgttacaagacctttccgttggtattgaaccttttgaccttgacatttgacctacttttaatttttttttttcattgatcataacttctaaatggtaaatattagagctttcatattgtacatgagcatttcttttgacaagatctttctactggtaccaagatatttgcccttgtgaccttggccatcttcggaattggccattatcgggggcatttgtgtttcacaaacacatcttgttaactTCTTgttaactatcattccaattcttttcaaatttggtatgaagcatctttggaacaagagggacataaattgtgaatttcaggacttctgcacccctggggccttaggggtggggtaAAAACTGCCATTCATTgaccaatattcaaaaatattttctaaaattgcAGATCTGGCAAGTAAATAGATATCGAGGAAGAGtttataaaaattgtaaatttcatgattccaggggttagggttttggttccagggtgggaccaaaattattatagtgattattgtttttatcatgtGAAAGACTTTTCTAAGTTTGCTGATatgatattattaaaaactaaaaaactaaaaaagcagaaaaggatgtaccaaaattgtgaattttgcaaccccaggatTTGACTCTAGGAAGGTTCCAAATTAGCCATTATCTttgtttatgttacatatattatacattatttattatgtacagttcgaatcccactcgcacttgtaagtgagaaagtttcccagtttacttttggaaggtcagtggtctcttcccaggtgcattgtatcttggttctctcttccaccaacaaaaactgggcgccaccagataactgaaaaattattgagtgtggcggaaaacatgaaaacaatgaTATTATGTACAGTCattcatcagtataggcactttcagaagcatttaagttttaagaatacatcttgttttatactgttgctgaatattagaatttagcttagatatgcagaacaggatttGTTCcctctagatttcatagcccttgtggctagtgatacttttaactaatactcaggtgactgagaCATGTTGgccatttgtttattttacatagATCAAGCTTAAAAGTGATATAAAGTCAGTGACCTTTAGCCGAAATTGGATGCGATAATTATTATGTAATAATATATGCAACAtaatcagcttttctgattatACTAATCACCATCTACCtccaatatttttatgtccCATGATATAAACAACCTTGACTTTGATTCCTCAAGAAGAATGTACTCTACATTTTGCACAGTAAtgattgtattttatttgtgaatttattttttggGTTCCAGGTTGCACAAGCCGTTTTACACATGCGAATCGTCACTGCTCTGATCACCCATACGCTACCTTAGTCCGGGTAGGCATTGAAGTTTCAATCAAAGATCTGATCGCTCTGCGGGAACAAGAAACAAACACCGAAGTCAGAGAATGGCTGCAGATGTAAGAATGCTTTCACTTTTTGTTTTCATCAGAAGATTGTTTTACTTcttatcaaaatgtaaaatatgtaaaaataccTATTTATAATGCTTTTTATCTCAGAGATGCAGAAAATACATGTTTGCAGATCAGGCCAATGTTTTCATTGGTTTAATTAATGAAAAGTACAAAATGTATTACTGCTGTAGCAAGGAAAGGTGTAGTATATTATTAAATTAGTACTGACACCTAGTTAACTTCCCTCTGCTGACCTATCGCAtcgtaaccaggaggtcatgaatttgagccccgctcgtgttaaacctaagacgtaaatataagtagtgattgctccttcgccaaatgcttgGCATTTAAAGTGAGAaccacaggtctttcggatatggccTTAACACGGAGGCCCAGTGTCACAGAAGTGTTAGCACATtaaggaaccctcactgctacgcacaacaaacaaccccccccccccccccccatcccacCCCAAGAGcgaagcataggtctaaatttgaggTGCTTCACCTacaaatggtgacgtctccatataagtaaaaaattctcaacgggatgtaaaacaaacaattaatcTAACAAACCCTCTGCTTACAGAGTAACAAATAATAATATTAGAGGTGTTTTTTTCTTATAGTCAAATCATGTCTCGCCAAGACCGATCCGGGAACAGGGGTAGGAATCGCAAACCAATGAAAAGACTGAGTGATGGCTCGCCTGCTGAAGAATCTCAACCAGAACAAAAAAAATCAGTGGACGACACCGAGCCAAAATACACTACTCCAATCACAAACGAAAATATCCAACCACTaaataacaacaataatacCATGTATCAAACTCCCATCAAAGAGGAAATTAAGTACGATCCAATGTCTGTGGACCACTCGACGTATCATCCACCAATTATAGACTATAAGATGCCTCTGTATTATAATGAATATGCACAATACAACAACTATAATAGCATGCAGCCCGCAAGAAACGAATATGAGATGCAATACCCAGTCCCACATGACTATCACATTGATCATAAAGACAATATTCCGCAAGTGGAATTGTACAACAATCCCGAGCCATACAATCACGAGTACACCGTCACGGAACTCCAACCCGTAGCCAGCGTTAAACTGGAACCCAACAGTGAGGAGATCGGAGAAATGACCCTCAGCCAACAGACGGACAAGTGGATCTCTGCCCTGGCACTTGTGGAGTTGTCACATGCCGATCTATAATTACGTCTGCTCACAAATCCAAACAAAGTACTCAAAGACAATTTATATTTTATCTCAAGTAGAGCGATCTTGAAAGTAAGGATACTGATATTTTTCactttatttttattgttatcatggcatatacaaatatttttatatttaatcaATAGTCCCATCTAACTCATTGCGATTTCATTTAGAATTAATCCAATTTCTATGCATTCCTGACTGATCCTatgaattccatgattatttgTTGAATTGTTTGTTACTTATATCTATGTTAGGTACTGCTTGTAGTCAGACTGAAGAGCAAGTCTCTGCCTTCCATAAACTGATAAATCAATTAGCTGGAATGAATATACACTATGCAAGACCAATTATGAAGAATTCATGTGAAGGAGAATGTTTAAATAGAATTTTATGACAATCTCAAACTGTGATCTTTTAAAGgtatagggtctaagatattggtgaaattttgcatgttccaaaaaggtggcgaaatttaagatc
This genomic window from Ostrea edulis chromosome 4, xbOstEdul1.1, whole genome shotgun sequence contains:
- the LOC125670870 gene encoding zinc finger protein 410-like isoform X2; the encoded protein is MHIPLKRNRRERPYGCDYPGCEKAFCQSGQLKTHQRLHTGEKPFMCSEAGCTSRFTHANRHCSDHPYATLVRVGIEVSIKDLIALREQETNTEVREWLQIQIMSRQDRSGNRGRNRKPMKRLSDGSPAEESQPEQKKSVDDTEPKYTTPITNENIQPLNNNNNTMYQTPIKEEIKYDPMSVDHSTYHPPIIDYKMPLYYNEYAQYNNYNSMQPARNEYEMQYPVPHDYHIDHKDNIPQVELYNNPEPYNHEYTVTELQPVASVKLEPNSEEIGEMTLSQQTDKWISALALVELSHADL
- the LOC125670870 gene encoding zinc finger protein 367-like isoform X1, encoding MPYSPSPTNFGRGSPEEDSADGDSEYEDPNMRRGRPRADIVNSLIYKGSMSNCSIRCEVCNRVFPREKSLQAHMRTHTGERPYGCDYPGCEKAFCQSGQLKTHQRLHTGEKPFMCSEAGCTSRFTHANRHCSDHPYATLVRVGIEVSIKDLIALREQETNTEVREWLQIQIMSRQDRSGNRGRNRKPMKRLSDGSPAEESQPEQKKSVDDTEPKYTTPITNENIQPLNNNNNTMYQTPIKEEIKYDPMSVDHSTYHPPIIDYKMPLYYNEYAQYNNYNSMQPARNEYEMQYPVPHDYHIDHKDNIPQVELYNNPEPYNHEYTVTELQPVASVKLEPNSEEIGEMTLSQQTDKWISALALVELSHADL